In the genome of Euleptes europaea isolate rEulEur1 chromosome 7, rEulEur1.hap1, whole genome shotgun sequence, one region contains:
- the SAYSD1 gene encoding SAYSvFN domain-containing protein 1, translated as MERRLAEFRAARGATAARPQPAKPPAQPAAPGAGGAQPSHEESSQRTHSPTDHAVSTPPPRWTHYFFMNVTFLKFLLWLVLLGLFVELEFGLPYFVLSMFYWIYVGTRGPRERQNGEKSAYSVFNPGCEAIQGTLTAEQLERELLYGSLAPR; from the exons ATGGAGCGACGGCTGGCCGAGTTCCGAGCCGCCCGCGGCGCCACCGCCGCCCGCCCCCAGCCCGCAAAGCCCCCCGCCCAGCCCGCGGCTCCAGGCGCCGGAGGGGCGCAGCCCTCGCACGAG GAATCCAGTCAAAGAACACACAGCCCCACAGACCATGCGGTTTCAACCCCTCCACCACGGTGGACCCATTATTTTTTTATGAATGTGACCTTTCTCAAGTTTCTCCTCTGGCTGGTCTTACTGGGACTCTTTGTGGAACTGGAGTTTGGTTTGCCCTACTTTGTCCTGTCTATGTTTTATTGGATCTATGTAGGAACCCGTGGCCCTAGAGAACGACAGAATGGAGAAAAAAGTGCTTACTCTGTATTTAACCCAGGTTGTGAAGCTATACAAGGAACGCTTACAGCAGAACAACTTGAGAGAGAACTACTGTACGGGTCCTTAGCTCCGAGGTAA